In Tenrec ecaudatus isolate mTenEca1 chromosome 4, mTenEca1.hap1, whole genome shotgun sequence, a single window of DNA contains:
- the LOC142446823 gene encoding olfactory receptor 52D1-like, which produces MKSKLKLTIVMLSYNKTDVHPSSFILRGIPGLEAAHIWISIPFCVVYILALLGNFSLLFIIKTDPSLHEPMYLFLCMLAVADLIVCTTAVPKLLSLFWFDDGEIRFEACLTQVFLIHSCSTMESGFFLVMAFDRYIAICNPLRHSTILTTTMVKGMGFAIVLRGTVLLSPHPFLLRWLPYCKTNIISHTYCEFMALIKISCAETRIRRAYSLIVAFLTGGVDFILIICSYILILHTVFHLPTKDARLKTLGTCGSHVLVILVSYTPAFFSFLAHRFGHRVAPHVHIFIANIYLLVPPMVNPIIYGVRTKKIRDRFLKVFRFSKSLD; this is translated from the coding sequence ATGAAAAGCAAGCTTAAACTGACAATTGTTATGCTATCCTATAATAAGACAGATGTTCACCCTTCAAGCTTCATTCTCCGTGGCATTCCTGGTTTGGAGGCAGCCCACATCTGGATATCCATCCCCTTCTGTGTGGTCTACATTTTGGCCTTGCTGGGAAACTTCTCCCTTTTATTTATCATCAAGACAGACCCTAGCCTTCATGAGCCCATGTACCTCTTCCTCTGCATGTTGGCTGTGGCTGACCTTATCGTGTGCACTACAGCGGTGCCAAAACTTCTCAGCCTTTTTTGGTTTGATGATGGGGAGATTCGCTTTGAAGCCTGTCTTACCCAAGTGTTCCTGATTCATTCTTGCTCCACCATGGAATCTGGGTTCTTCTTGGTCATGGCCTTTGACCGCTACATAGCCATTTGTAATCCCTTAAGGCATTCCACGATTCTGACAACCACAATGGTAAAGGGGATGGGTTTTGCAATTGTACTTCGGGGCACTGTGCTGCTTAGTCCTCACCCTTTCCTGCTGCGTTGGCTTCCCTATTGCAAAACCAATATAATTTCTCATACTTACTGTGAGTTCATGGCCCTCATCAAAATCTCCTGTGCTGAGACAAGAATTCGCAGAGCATATAGCCTAATTGTCGCTTTCCTTACTGGAGGGGTGGACTTCATACTCATAATTTGCTCTTATATACTCATACTCCACACTGTCTTCCACCTCCCAACAAAGGACGCCCGACTCAAGACATTGGGCACCTGTGGCTCTCATGTCCTTGTCATCCTAGTGTCCTATACTCcagctttcttctcttttctcgCTCACAGATTTGGCCACAGGGTAGCTCCACATGTCCACATATTTATAGCCAACATTTATCTTCTGGTCCCTCCAATGGTGAATCCCATTATCTATGGAGTAAGAACCAAGAAGATACGGGACAGGTTCCTTAAAGTTTTTAGGTTTTCAAAGTCTCTGGACTAA